Proteins from one Dama dama isolate Ldn47 chromosome 12, ASM3311817v1, whole genome shotgun sequence genomic window:
- the ZFYVE19 gene encoding abscission/NoCut checkpoint regulator, with amino-acid sequence MESRCYGCAVKFTLFKKEYGCKNCGRAFCSGCLSFSAAVPRAGNTQQKVCKQCHEVLTRGSSPANASKWSPPQNYKKRVAALEAKQKPSTPQSRGLTQQDQVITERLARLRQENKPKSVPSQAEIEARLAALRDAPQGPVPSTQEMEARLAVLQGRVPSSQGPQLAHQPPDPRTQVQQAEDLLTQLTAEVAIDESWEREGPATSIQNDLNRGGPGAQSTSSRGQATWSLEEEKSRLLAEAAVELRQENTRQERILALAKRLAVLQGRDPDKVTLQDYHLPDSDDEEEEETAIQRVLQQLTEEAALDEASGFNIPVEPTPQPQDQSCRAEPKAQTLAAQPEEEEDELPWCCICNEDATLRCAGCDGDLYCVRCFREGHDAFELTEHQTSAYQPLHKGRGH; translated from the exons TATGGCTGTAAGAACTGTGGCCGGGCCTTCTGTTCCGGCTGCCTTAGCTTCAGTGCAGCAGTTCCCCGAGCTGGAAACACTCAACAGAAAGTCTGCAAGCAGTGCCATGAGGTTCTGACCAG AGGATCTTCTCCTGCCAATGCCTCCAAGTGGTCACCACCTCAGAACTATAAGAA GCGTGTGGCAGCGTTGGAAGCCAAGCAGAAGCCCAGCACTCCCCAGAGCCGTGGACTGACCCAGCAAGATCAAGTCATTACTGAGCGCCTAGCACGGCTCCGCCAGGAGAACAAACCCA AGTCAGTGCCTTCACAGGCGGAGATAGAAGCCAGGCTAGCTGCACTCAGGGATGCACCCCAGGGTCCCGTCCCTTCCACCCAGGAGATGGAGGCTCGGCTTGCTGTGCTACAAGGCAGAGTTCCATCTTCTCAGGGCCCCCAGTTG GCACATCAACCACCGGACCCCAGGACCCAGGTGCAGCAGGCAGAGGATCTGCTGACACAGCTAACAGCGGAGGTGGCTATTGATGAGAGCTGGGAACGAGAAGGCCCAG CCACCTCTATCCAGAACGACCTCAACCGGGGGGGCCCAGGGGCCCAGAGCACCAGTTCCAGGGGGCAAGCCACctggtccctggaggaggagaagagcaGGTTGCTGGCTGAGGCAGCGGTCGAACTTCGGCAGGAAAACACTCGGCAGGAGCGCATCCTGGCCCTCGCCAAGCGCCTGGCTGTGCTGCAGGGACGGGACCCTGATAAAG TGACCCTCCAGGACTACCACCTTCCAGACAGCGatgatgaagaggaggaagagacggCCATCCAGAGAGTCCTGCAGCAG CTCACCGAAGAAGCTGCCCTGGATGAGGCAAGTGGCTTTAACATCCCTGTGGAGCCAACTCCCCAACCCCAAGACCAGTCCTGCAGGGCAGAGCCTAAG GCCCAGACCCTGGCCGCCCAGCCCGAGGAAGAGGAAGACGAGCTCCCCTGGTGCTGCATCTGCAATGAGGATGCCACCCTTCGCTGTGCTGGCTGCGACGGAGACCTCTACTGCGTCCGCTGCTTCCG GGAAGGCCATGATGCCTTTGAGCTTACAGAGCACCAGACATCTGCCTACCAGCCCCTGCATAAAGGCCGAGGACACTGA